In Oreochromis aureus strain Israel breed Guangdong linkage group 22, ZZ_aureus, whole genome shotgun sequence, the genomic window cacaacaaccacaacagctgccccaacaacgaccacaacagcggccccaacaacaacaaccacaacagctgccccaacaaccacaacagctgcagcaacaacaaccacagctgccccaacaacaacaactacaacagctgccccaacaactacaactgcaaccccagcaacaaccacaacaaccacaacagctgccccaacaacaaccacaacaactgccccaacaacaacaaccacaactgctgcaccaacaactacaactgcaaccccaacaacaaccacaacaacagctgccccaacaacaaccacaacaactgccccaacaacaactacagcggccccaacaacaaccacaacaactacaacagctgccccaacaacaaccacaacagcagccccaacaacaactacaacaactgcccccacaacaacaactacagctgccgcaacaacgaccacaacaactgccccaacaaccacaacagctgccccaacaaccacaacagctgccccaacaacaaccacaacagctgccccaacaacaactacagcggccccaacaacaaccacaacaactgccccaacaacaacaaccacaacagctgccccaacaacaaccacaacaactgccccaacaacaactacagctgccccaacaacgaccacaacagcggccgcaacaacaacaaccacaacagctgccccaacaaccacaacagctgccgcaacaacaactacagctgccccaacaacgaccacaacaactgccccaacaaccacaacagctgccccaacaaccacaacagctgccccaacaacaaccacaacagctgccccaacaacaacaactacagcggccccaacaacaaccacaacaaccacaacagctgccccaacaacaaccacaacaactgccccaacaacaacaaccacaacaactgccccaacaataaaaaccacaacagctgctccaacaacaactacagcggccccaacaacaaccacaacaaccacaacagctgccccaacaacaacaacattaactgcagccccaacaacaactacagctgccccaacaacgaccacaacagcggccccaacaacaacaaccacaacagctgccgcaacaacaacaacagctgccccaacaacaacaaccacaacagctgccccaacaacaaccacaactgctgccccaacaacaaccacaacaaccacaacagctgccccaacaacaaccacaacaactgccccaacaacaacaaccacaactgctgcaccaacaactacaactgcaaccccaacaacaaccacaacaacagcggccccaacaacaaccacaacaactgccccaacaacaacaaccacaactgccccaacaacaaccacaacaattgccccaacaacaacaaccacaactgccccaacaacaaccacaacaactgccccaacaacaacaaccacaactgctgcaccaacaactacaactgcaaccccaacaacaaccacaacaactgcagtcccaacaacaactactactgctgcaccaacaacaaccacaacagcagccccaacaacaactacaacaactacccccacaacaacaactacagctgccccaacaacgaccacaacaactgccccaacaaccacaacagctgccccaacaaccacaacagctgccccaacaaccacaaaagctgccccaacaacaaccacaacagctgccccaacaacaactacagcggccccaacaacaaccacaacaaccacaacagctgccccaacaacaacaacatcaaccgcatccccaacaacaactacagctgccccaacaacgaccacaacagcgaccccaacaacaacaaccacaacagctgccccaacaaccacaacagctgccgcaacaacaacaacagctgccccaacaacaacaaccacaacaactgccccaacaacaaccacaacaactgccccaacaacaacaaccacaactgctgcaccaacaactacaactgcccccacaacaactacagctgccccaacaacaaccacaacagcagccccaacaacaactacaacaactgcccccacaacaacaactacagctgccccaacaacgaccacaacaactgccccaacaaccacaacagctgccccaacaaccacaacagctgccccaacaacaaccacaacagctgccccaacaacaactacagcggccccaacaacaaccacaacaaccacaacagctgccccaacaacaaccacaacaactgccccaacaacaacaaccacaacaactgccccaacaacaacaaccacaacagctgccccaacaacaacaacatcaactgcagccccaacaacaactacagctgccccaacaacgaccacaacagcggccgcaacaacaacaaccacaacagctgccccaacaaccacaacagatGCCGCAACAACAACTactgctgccccaacaacgaccacaacaactgccccatcaaccacaacagctgccccaacaaccacaacagctgccccaacaacaaccacaacagctgccccaacaaccacaactgctgccgcaacaaccacaacaactgccccaacaacaacaaccacaacagctgccccaacaactacaactgcaaccccaacaacaaccacaacagctgccccaacaacaaccacaacaactgccccaacaacaacaaccacaacaactgccccaacaacaacaaccacaacagctgccccaacaacatcTATagcggccccaacaacaaccacaacaaccacaacagctgccccaacaacaacaacatcaactgcagccccaacaacaactacagctgccccaacaacgaccacaacagcggccgcaacaacaacaaccacaacagctgccccaacaaccacaacagctgccgcaacaacaactacagctgccccaacaacgaccacaacaactgccccaacaaccacaacagctgccccaacaaccacaacagctgccccaacaacaaccacaacagctgccccaacaacaactacagcggccccaacaacaaccacaacaaccacaacagctgccccaacaacaaccacaacaactgccccaacaacaacaaccacaacaactgccccaacaataaaaaccacaacagctgctccaacaacaactacagcggccccaacaacaaccacaacaaccacaacagctgccccaacaacaacaacattaactgcagccccaacaacaactacagctgccccaacaacgaccacaacagcggccccaacaacaacaaccacaacagctgccgcaacaacaacaacagctgccccaacaacaacaaccacaacagctgccccaacaacaactacagcggccccaacaacaaccacaacaaccacaacagctgccccaacaacaaccacaacaactgccccaacaacaacaaccacaactgctgcaccaacaactacaactgcaaccccaacaacaaccacaacaacagcggccccaacaacaaccacaacaactgccccaacaacaacaaccacaactgccccaacaacaaccacaacaattgccccaacaacaacaaccacaactgccccaacaacaaccacaacaactgccccaacaacaacaaccacaactgctgcaccaacaactacaactgcaaccccaacaacaaccacaacaactgcagtcccaacaacaactactactgctgcaccaacaacaaccacaacagcagccccaacaacaactacaacaactaccccacaacaacaactacagctgccccaacaacgaccacaacaactgccccaacaaccacaacagctgccccaacaaccacaacagctgccccaacaaccacaaaagctgccccaacaacaaccacaacagctgccccaacaacaactacagcggccccaacaacaaccacaacaaccacaacagctgccccaaaaacaaccacaacaactgccccaacaacaacaaccacaacaactgccccaacaacaacaaccacaacagctgccccaacaacaactacagcggccccaacaacaaccacaacaaccacaacagctgccccaacaacaacaacatcaactgcagccccaacaacaactacagctgccccaacaacgaccacaacagcggccgcaacaacaacaaccacaacagctgccccaacaaccacaacagctgccgcaacaacaactacagctgccccaacaacaaccacaacaactgcagtcccaacaacaactactactgctgcaccaacaacaaccacaacagcagccccaacaacaactacaacaactacccccacaacaacaactacagctgccccaacaacgaccacaacaactgccccaacaaccacaacagctgccccaacaaccacaacagctgccccaacaaccacaaaagctgccccaacaacaaccacaacagctgccccaacaacaactacagcggccccaacaacaaccacaacaaccacaacagctgccccaacaacaaccacaacaactgccccaacaacaacaaccacaacaactgccccaacaacaacaaccacaacagctgccccaacaacaactacagcggccccaacaaaaaccacaacaaccacaacagctgccccaacaacaacaacatcaactgcatccccaacaacaactacagctgccccaacaacgaccacaacagcggccccaacaacaacaaccacaacaactgccccaacaacaacaaccacaactgctgcaccaacaactacaactgcccccacaacaacaactacagctgccccaacaacaaccacaacagcagccccaacaacaactacaacaactgcccccacaacaacaactacagctgccccaacaacgaccacaacaactgccccaacaaccacaacagctgccccaacaaccacaacagctgccccaacaacaaccacaacagctgccccaacaacaactacagcggccccaacaacaaccacaacaactgccccaacaacaacaaccacaacaactgccccaacaacaacaaccacaacagctgccccaacaacaacaacatcaactgcagccccaacaacaactacagctgccccaacaacgaccacaacagcggccgcaacaacaacaaccacaacagctgccgcaacaacaactacagctgccccaacaacgaccacaacaactgccccaacaaccacaacagctgccccaacaaccacaacagctgccccaacaacaaccacaacagctgccccaacaaccacaacagctgccgcaacaacaacaacagctgccccaacaacaacaaccacaacagctgccccaacaactacaactgcaaccccaacaacaaccacaacagctgccccaacaacaaccacaacaacttccccaacaacaacaaccacaactgctgcaccaacaactacaactgcccccacaacaacaactacagcggccccaacaacaatcacaacaaccacaacagctgccccaacgacaaccacaacaactgccccaacaacaacaaccacaactgctgccccaacaacaaccacaacaactgccccaacaacaacaaccacaactgctgcaccaacaactacaactgcaaccccaacaacaaccacaacaactgcagtccccacaacaactactactgctgcaccaacaacaaccacaacagcagccccaacaacaactacaacaactgcccccacaacaacaactacagctgccccaacaacgaccacaacagctgccccaacaaccacaacagctgccccaacaacaaccacaacagctgccccaacaacaactacagcggccccaacaacaatcaaaacaaccgcaacagctgccccaacaacaactacaacaaatgcccccacaacaacaactacagctgccccaacaacaacaacagctacagctgccccaacaacaaccgcaacaactgctgccccaacaacaaccacaactgctgccccaacaacaactacagcggccccaacaacaaccacaacaaccacaacagctgccccaacaacaacaaccacaactgctgccccaacaacaaccacaacaactgccccaacaacaacaaccacaactgctgcaccaacaactacaactgcaaccccaacaacaaccccAACAACTGCagtcccaacaacaactactactgctgcacaaacaacaaccacaacagcagccccaacaacaactacaacaactgcccccacaacaacaactacagctgccccaacaacgacgacaacaactgccccaacaaccacaacagctgccccaacaaccacaacagctgccccaacaacaaccacaacagctgccccaacaacaactacagcggccccaacaacaaccacaacaaccacaacagctgccccaacaacaaccacaacaactgccccaacaacaacaaccacaacaactgccccaacaacaacaaccacaacagctgccccaacaacaactacagcagccccaacaacaaccacaacaaccacaacagctgccccaacaacaacaacatcaactgcagccccaacaacaactacagctgccccatcaacgaccacaacagcggccccaacaacaacaaccacaacagctgccccaacaaccacaacagctgcagcaacaacaaccacagctgccccaTCAACGACCACAACagcggccccaacaacaacaaccacaacagctgccccaacaacaacaaccacaacagctgccccaacaactacaactgcaaccccaacaacaaccacaacaaccacaacagctgccccaacaacaaccacaacaactaccccaacaacaacaaccacaactgctgcaccaacaactacaactgcaaccccaacaacaaccacaacaactgcccccacaacaacaactacagctgcaccaacaacgaccacaacaactgccccaacaaccacaacagctgccccaacaaccacaacagctgccccaacaacaaaaacaacagctgccccaacaa contains:
- the LOC120435614 gene encoding GATA zinc finger domain-containing protein 14-like, producing the protein NHNNCPNNNNHNCCTNNYNCNPNNNHNNCSPNNHYNCCTNNNNHNSSPNNNNNNCPTTTNSCPNNNHNNCPNNHNSCPNNHYSGPNNNHNNHNNCPNNNNHNNCPNNNNHNSCPNNNYSSPNNNHNNTTAAPTTTINCSPNNNYSCPNNNNNNNSNNNNNSCPNNHNNNNNHNSCPNNHNSNNNNSCPNHNNHNSCPNNNHNNCPNNNNHNCCTNNNHNNSCPNNNHNNCPHNSCPNNNHNSCPNNNNYSGPNNNHNNHNSCPNNNHNNCPNNNNHNNCPNNKNHNSCSNNNYSGPNNNHNNHNSCPNNNNINCSPNNNYSCPNNDHNSGPNNNNHNSCRNNNNSCPNNNNHNSCPNNNHNCCPNNNHNNHNSCPNNNHNNCPNNNNHNCCTNNYNCNPNNNHNNSGPNNNHNNCPNNNNHNCPNNNHNNCPNNNNHNCPNNNHNNCPNNNNHNCCTNNYNCNPNNNHNNNNHNNCPNNNNHNSCPNNYNCNPNNNHNSCPNNNHNNCPNNNNHNNCPNNNNHNSCPNNIYSGPNNNHNNHNSCP